AAATTCAGTCCTCTCCCTATCCGAGGGCTTCTCACCTAGGCTGTACCGATGAAATCCTGGAAAAGACTCGCCACCACCACCCTCGTCCACGACCGTTGGCTGCATCTGACTGCCGATCGCTGCGAACCGCCCTCGGGGCATGTCGTCGAACCGTTCTACGTGATGCACCAGCCGGATTTCGTACATATATTTGCGGAAAATGCGGCCGGTGAAATCCTCGTGGTGCGCCAGTACCGCTATGCCGTGGCCGACGTCTGCGTAGAGCTGCCCGGCGGCATCATCGATTCGGGCGAAGAACCGCTGGTGGCCGCCCGCCGCGAACTGCTCGAAGAAACCGGCCACGTCGCGGACGACTGGACCTATGTCGGCTGGATGTATGCGAGCCCACTTAGACAGACGAGCCGGATCCATCTATTCCGCGCCCGGGAACTCGCGGTACAGCAGGCGCAATCCCTGGACGAATCGGAGGACATCGAATTTCACTTCATGTCCCCAACGGAAATCGAACGGGCCATGCACAGCGGACAATTCACCCATGTGCACCACGTCGCCTCGTACTATCGGGCCCGGGCACATCGCGAGTCGCCATCGACCGCAGGCTGATCGGACGTGCATCATCCCCTAGCCGATCGCTTGAAACGCACTGCCCTGTCCCCATCAAGAAGTTAGATCGGTTCTCGGCCAACCGCCGTAGCGATCAGGGACCGGGATAACGGGACCGATGACTCCACCCACCACCATTCATACTGAAGCGCGCATTACCCAATTGATCAATGCCCGTAGCCAGGAGGAAGGAATATGCGTGAACGTTTCGGCCGGGAACCCAATATCAATCGTCAGGCGCTCGCCCTATGGATGCCGCTGAGCCTGGCCGTCGCGGCACTACTGCTCTGGCTCGGGATGCAGACCCCACCGCCCGATGGCGCTGCCAGCGTACAGTCCATCCCGACCTCCTCCGAGATCGGCGCCCTGGCCTACACCTACCTGCTGTCCTGGGCGGCCTTTGGCTATGCCGCATCGATCTCCACGCCCCACGACACCATGACGCGCAACCTCTTCGCGCTGACCCTGGTGCTTCCGGTTTCAGCCACGGCGGCACTGAATCACGACCTGCCAATCACCGCACTGCTGGCTGCCCTCGGTTGGCTGATCGTTCTGGCAGTCACCGCACTGCGGCTCGGGAAGCGGGAACCCCTGGCCGGCCTGATGCTTCTGCCCCTGATCGGCAGCGCCGGAGCCGGCATTCTGCTGCCGGTAATCTACTGGGCCATCCGCTGATCTCCGACCGATCGTCAGGCGCCAGCAATGCCCGCTCATGGCCCAGAAATCGGGGCAACCATTCGGCGAAGACGCCAGCAATTACCAAAAACAATCAGGCCGTTAGAGAGATTCAATTGGCTTGCACCCCGGTTGAGGGGCTATACCTGTATGGCCCGCGAAGAGGCACGCCCGGATAACCGTGAGGAGTAACGTCATGTCTGAAAGCAAATGCCCGTTCCATCACACCGCCGGCGGCGGCACGTCCAATCAGGACTGGTGGCCCAATCGGCTCAACCTGGACATCCTGCGCCAGCATTCGTCCAAATCCGACCCCATGGGAACGGACTTCGACTATGCAGCAGCATTCAAGAGCCTCGATCTCGCGGCGGTGAAGAAGGACCTGCGGGAACTGATGACCGATTCGCAGGACTGGTGGCCCGCCGATTACGGCCACTACGGTCCGTTCTTCATCCGCATGGCCTGGCACAGCGCGGGCACCTACCGCACCGGCGACGGTCGCGGCGGCGCCGGTCACGGCAACCAGCGATTCGCGCCGCTCAACAGCTGGCCGGACAACGTGAATCTCGACAAGGCACGGCGCCTGCTCTGGCCCATCAAGCAGAAATACGGCCGGAAGATCAGTTGGGCCGATCTGATCGTCCTCACCGGAAACGTCGCCCTCGAATCCATGGGCTTCAAGACCTTCGGTTTCGCCGGGGGACGCGAAGACATCTGGGAACCGGAGAAGGACGTCTACTGGGGCAACGAGGACGAATGGCTCGCAACCAGCGACACACCGAAAAGCCGGTACAGCGGCGAACGCGACCTCGAAGATCCCCTGGCCGCCGTGCAGATGGGCCTGATCTACGTGAACCCGGAAGGCCCGGACGGCAAGCCCGACCCGATCGCCTCCGGTCGCGACGTCCGCGAAACCTTCGCGCGGATGGCGATGAACGATTACGAAACGGTCGCCCTCACCGCCGGCGGCCACACCTTCGGCAAATGCCATGGCGCGGGCGACGCGGCGCTGGTCGGGCCGGAACCCGAAGCCGCCCCCATCGCGCAACAGGGTCTGGGCTGGTTGAGCAGCTACAAGAGCGGCAAGGGCGGCGACCAGATCGGCAGCGGGCTCGAAGGCGCCTGGACGCCCACGCCGACGCAGTGGGACATGACGTATCTGGAAATGCTGTTCGACAATGAGTGGGAACTGACGAAAAGCCCCGCCGGCGCCTGGCAGTGGACGCCGAAGGAAACCACCGACGGCAATCAGGCGCCCGCGGCGGAAGATCCGTCGCAGAAACGCCCCATCATCATGACCACGGCCGACATGTCGATGCGGATGGACCCGATCTACGGTCCGATCGCCCAGCATTTCCGAGAGAACCCCGAAGAATTCGCCGATGCCTTCGCCCGGGCATGGTTCAAGCTGACCCACCGCGACATGGGGCCGAAATCCCGTTATCTCGGCCCCGAAGTGCCGCAGGAGGATCTGCTCTGGCAGGATCCCATTCCGGCCGTCGATCACCCGCTCGTCAACGATGGCGACATCGCCGCTCTCAAGGCCAGGATCCTCGGAGCCGGACTGAGCGTCTCGGAACTCGTCGCCACGGCCTGGGCCTCGGCATCGACCTTCCGGGGCTCCGACAAGCGCGGCGGCGCCAACGGCGCACGCATTCGCCTCGCGCCGCAGAAGGATTGGCCGGCCAATCAACCGGAACGACTGGCCCGGGTACTCGCCACGCTCGAAGCCATCCAGCGCGACTTCAACGACGGCGGCCAGCGCGTATCGCTGGCCGACCTCATCGTGCTAGCCGGCTGCGCCGGCGTCGAGGAAGCCGCCCGCAAGGCCGGACACGCCATCCGAGTGCCCTTCGAACCGGGACGCATGGACGCCACGCAGGAACAGACCGACGTGGCGGCCTTCGACGTGCTGGAACCGATCGCCGACGGCTTCCGCAACTTCCAGAAAGCGAAATACAGCGTCTCCGCCGAGGAACTGCTGATCGACAAGGCACAGCTCCTGACCCTCACGCCGCCGGAAATGACGGTGCTCGTCGGCGGCCTGCGCGCCTTGAACGCCAACACCGGCCAAACCCGCCACGGCGTCTTCACCGATCGTCCCGAAGCACTGACCAACGACTTCTTCGTGAACCTGCTGGACATGCGCACGGTCTGGAACGCGACCTCATCCGACGAGGATCTTTTCGAGGGTCGCGACCGCGTCACGGGACAGGCGAAATGGACGGCCACGCGGGTCGATCTCGTGTTCGGCTCGAACAGCGAACTGCGCGCGCTGGCCGAGGTCTATGCGACGGCGGACGCCGAGACGAAATTCGTCCAGGACTTCGTCGCCGCCTGGACCAAGGTGATGAATCTGGACCGGTTCGATCTCAACTGATTGGTGGCGGCGTCTCACGCGTTCACGAACGCCACGAGATCGGTAAGGGTTTTCCCGCTTCCGTCGGGCAAAGCCCCAAGTTTCTCGGCAGGAAGGCCAAGACGGTTGACCCAATAGGTCGGGTACCCGAACGATTTGGCCCCTGCCGCATCCCATCCGGCAAAGGCAACGAACAGGATTGCCTCGCGCGGTAACTTGAAGGCGTCCATCGCCATCTGATAAGCACGCGGATCAGGCTTG
The Halothiobacillus diazotrophicus DNA segment above includes these coding regions:
- a CDS encoding NUDIX hydrolase — protein: MKSWKRLATTTLVHDRWLHLTADRCEPPSGHVVEPFYVMHQPDFVHIFAENAAGEILVVRQYRYAVADVCVELPGGIIDSGEEPLVAARRELLEETGHVADDWTYVGWMYASPLRQTSRIHLFRARELAVQQAQSLDESEDIEFHFMSPTEIERAMHSGQFTHVHHVASYYRARAHRESPSTAG
- the katG gene encoding catalase/peroxidase HPI, coding for MSESKCPFHHTAGGGTSNQDWWPNRLNLDILRQHSSKSDPMGTDFDYAAAFKSLDLAAVKKDLRELMTDSQDWWPADYGHYGPFFIRMAWHSAGTYRTGDGRGGAGHGNQRFAPLNSWPDNVNLDKARRLLWPIKQKYGRKISWADLIVLTGNVALESMGFKTFGFAGGREDIWEPEKDVYWGNEDEWLATSDTPKSRYSGERDLEDPLAAVQMGLIYVNPEGPDGKPDPIASGRDVRETFARMAMNDYETVALTAGGHTFGKCHGAGDAALVGPEPEAAPIAQQGLGWLSSYKSGKGGDQIGSGLEGAWTPTPTQWDMTYLEMLFDNEWELTKSPAGAWQWTPKETTDGNQAPAAEDPSQKRPIIMTTADMSMRMDPIYGPIAQHFRENPEEFADAFARAWFKLTHRDMGPKSRYLGPEVPQEDLLWQDPIPAVDHPLVNDGDIAALKARILGAGLSVSELVATAWASASTFRGSDKRGGANGARIRLAPQKDWPANQPERLARVLATLEAIQRDFNDGGQRVSLADLIVLAGCAGVEEAARKAGHAIRVPFEPGRMDATQEQTDVAAFDVLEPIADGFRNFQKAKYSVSAEELLIDKAQLLTLTPPEMTVLVGGLRALNANTGQTRHGVFTDRPEALTNDFFVNLLDMRTVWNATSSDEDLFEGRDRVTGQAKWTATRVDLVFGSNSELRALAEVYATADAETKFVQDFVAAWTKVMNLDRFDLN